The following are encoded together in the candidate division KSB1 bacterium genome:
- a CDS encoding M20 family metallo-hydrolase produces MNPKLNTPLTHALERLEQFHEEAIALQRQLTRIPALAPENGGEGEKAKADFLYDWLRQTMPPDEMQWFNAPDARVPCGYRPNLLARFKGASASRTIWIMTHLDVVPPGDLSKWTGDPWTLRVEADGRGRRKLIGRGTEDNQQGLVSAVLAMKALHDLSLLPVHDVALLFVADEETGSVHGAQYLLQHHRRLFQTHDLMIIPDAGDARGAMIEVAEKSILWLRFQTLGRQCHGSEPEKGRNAHKAASYLACRLDSLYRRFRKRNAMFAPPYSTFEPTKREANVPNINTIPGEDVMYFDCRLLPEYKVSEVMAVVRALLRETERKFHVRINLSSQQGEQAAPPTPVDAPVVKAITAAVRELRHLRPKPMGIGGGTVAGFFRRAGIPAAVWATMDDTAHSPDEYCLLENLLDDAKVFAHIFLQR; encoded by the coding sequence ATGAATCCCAAGCTGAATACTCCTCTGACACACGCACTCGAACGCCTCGAACAATTTCACGAGGAAGCGATCGCCTTGCAGCGGCAACTTACCCGTATTCCAGCGCTCGCGCCGGAAAATGGCGGGGAAGGTGAAAAGGCCAAGGCCGATTTTCTTTATGACTGGCTGAGGCAGACCATGCCGCCGGATGAGATGCAATGGTTCAACGCCCCGGATGCGCGGGTGCCGTGCGGCTATCGCCCCAACCTGCTCGCCCGTTTCAAGGGCGCCTCCGCCAGCCGCACGATCTGGATCATGACGCATCTTGATGTCGTGCCGCCCGGTGATCTGTCGAAATGGACGGGCGACCCCTGGACGCTGCGCGTGGAGGCTGACGGCAGGGGCCGGCGCAAATTGATCGGCCGCGGCACGGAAGACAACCAACAGGGTCTGGTTTCCGCGGTGCTCGCCATGAAAGCGCTGCACGATTTGTCCCTGCTGCCGGTTCATGACGTGGCCCTGCTGTTCGTTGCTGACGAGGAAACCGGCAGCGTCCATGGCGCGCAATATCTGCTGCAGCATCACCGCCGTCTGTTTCAAACGCACGATCTCATGATCATTCCCGATGCCGGTGACGCGCGCGGCGCCATGATTGAAGTGGCGGAGAAAAGCATTCTCTGGCTGCGTTTTCAAACGCTCGGCAGGCAATGCCACGGTTCGGAGCCGGAAAAGGGCCGCAATGCCCACAAGGCTGCCAGCTATCTGGCATGCCGGCTGGACTCGCTCTATCGCCGGTTCCGCAAACGCAACGCCATGTTCGCGCCACCCTATTCCACCTTCGAACCGACCAAGCGCGAAGCCAATGTGCCCAACATCAACACCATCCCCGGCGAGGATGTGATGTATTTCGATTGCCGCCTGCTGCCGGAATACAAAGTGTCCGAGGTGATGGCGGTGGTGCGCGCCCTCCTCCGGGAAACGGAAAGGAAGTTTCACGTCAGGATCAACCTCAGCTCACAGCAGGGCGAGCAGGCCGCGCCCCCCACCCCCGTTGATGCGCCGGTGGTGAAGGCCATCACGGCGGCGGTGCGCGAGCTGCGCCACCTGCGGCCCAAGCCCATGGGCATCGGCGGCGGCACGGTGGCGGGCTTCTTCCGGCGCGCCGGCATTCCGGCCGCGGTGTGGGCGACGATGGATGACACCGCCCACAGCCCGGATGAATACTGCCTGCTGGAAAACCTGCTTGACGATGCGAAAGTGTTTGCGCATATTTTCCTGCAACGATGA
- a CDS encoding aminopeptidase: MPTRKTAKKTAPAARKRAAKKTVKKAASKAAPGKAAARSVALPAPAAPDEQLLAAARTAIKVCMNVQPGETVSVITDENKRNIGQALWLAAREAGAEAMLIEMLPRSRNGEEPPAPIAALMAASSVVLCPTTKSVTHTEARRQACERGARIATLPGITEDMMIRCLSADYQTIAARSQKLSEALQRGDLIRVTSPAGTDITLRRGDRYPKPDTGLYHQPGASGNLPAGETFFAPLEGTAEGKIVFEAAVAGIGKLQQPIHILVRNGNAVEITGGPEADKLNQLVDAVGPAGRNLAELGIGTNDRAQITGLILEDEKVMGTVHFALGDNKSMGGTVGVSSHLDGLVLQPTVYVDGRMIMDAGKLLV; encoded by the coding sequence ATGCCGACACGCAAGACTGCAAAAAAAACGGCCCCCGCCGCCCGCAAGCGGGCCGCCAAAAAAACCGTGAAGAAAGCCGCGAGCAAGGCTGCTCCCGGAAAAGCGGCAGCCCGGTCGGTCGCGCTCCCAGCCCCGGCAGCGCCCGATGAACAACTGCTGGCAGCCGCGCGCACCGCCATCAAAGTGTGCATGAATGTGCAGCCCGGTGAGACGGTCAGCGTCATCACCGATGAAAACAAACGCAACATCGGTCAGGCCCTGTGGCTGGCAGCCAGGGAAGCGGGTGCGGAGGCCATGCTGATCGAGATGCTGCCACGCTCGCGCAACGGCGAGGAGCCGCCAGCACCCATTGCCGCGCTGATGGCGGCCAGCAGCGTGGTGCTGTGCCCGACCACCAAATCCGTCACCCATACCGAAGCACGACGCCAGGCCTGTGAACGCGGCGCGCGCATTGCCACCCTGCCCGGCATCACCGAAGACATGATGATCCGCTGCCTGAGCGCAGACTATCAAACGATTGCGGCGCGCAGCCAGAAACTCTCCGAGGCGTTGCAACGCGGTGACCTGATCCGCGTCACCAGCCCGGCGGGCACGGACATTACCCTGCGGCGCGGCGACCGCTATCCCAAACCGGACACCGGCCTGTATCATCAACCCGGCGCCTCCGGCAACCTGCCAGCCGGTGAGACCTTCTTTGCGCCCCTGGAGGGCACCGCCGAGGGCAAGATCGTTTTCGAAGCGGCGGTCGCCGGCATCGGCAAGCTGCAACAGCCCATTCATATTCTGGTGCGCAACGGCAACGCGGTGGAAATCACCGGCGGGCCGGAGGCCGACAAGCTCAATCAACTGGTCGATGCGGTCGGGCCGGCCGGCCGCAATCTCGCCGAACTCGGCATCGGCACCAACGACCGGGCACAAATCACCGGCCTGATCCTGGAAGATGAGAAGGTGATGGGCACCGTCCATTTCGCGCTCGGTGACAACAAATCGATGGGCGGCACGGTGGGCGTGTCGAGCCATCTCGACGGCCTGGTGCTGCAGCCGACGGTGTATGTCGACGGCCGCATGATCATGGACGCCGGCAAACTACTGGTGTAG